From the Cryptomeria japonica chromosome 2, Sugi_1.0, whole genome shotgun sequence genome, one window contains:
- the LOC131047127 gene encoding protein STRICTOSIDINE SYNTHASE-LIKE 5, which translates to MDWITPSTVATVLSACLIAWLLQIIAYSPISPGASIYLSEYKSEGPFPKNNVLQTVEKLGEGFLDGPEDSAVDSNGLIYTATKDGWIKRMHPNGSWEEWKNLGGSPLGLTVSKSGHLIVCDPARGLLKVSHDEEVSIITSEIEGEKIRFVDAVVEGSDGSLYFSDASTKFPYTNWVWDCLEGVPYGRLLKYDPTTKKTSVLLDGLGFANGVALSASEDYVAVCETWKFRCLKYWIKGEKSGKTEVLVDNLPGGPDNINLALDGQSFWVAILKMRIKELQFMFNYPIFRHIFARYPAIIEWFGFSKGWAMVVKVGEDGKIIKSFDDSNGKVISFVTSAMEVGEYLYLGNLNTKFLGRLNLNKVRE; encoded by the exons ATGGATTGGATCACTCCATCAACAGTAGCTACCGTTCTTTCAGCCTGTTTGATTGCATGGCTCCTGCAAATTATAGCCTATTCACCAATTTCACCCGGTGCCAGCATTTATCTGTCTGAATATAAAAGTGAGGGCCCCTTTCCTAAGAACAATGTTTTACAG ACTGTTGAGAAATTAGGGGAAGGCTTCTTGGACGGGCCAGAGGATTCAGCTGTAGACAGCAATGGACTGATTTATACTGCAACTAAAGATGGGTGGATTAAACGAATGCATCCAAATGGATCATGGGAGGAATGGAAGAATTTGGGAGGAAGTCCTCTAGGCCTCACTGTGTCCAAGAGTGGACATCTTATTGTTTGTGATCCTGCCCGG GGCCTGCTCAAAGTTAGTCATGATGAGGAAGTCTCTATTATAACTTCTGAAATTGAAGGAGAAAAAATCAG ATTTGTTGATGCAGTTGTAGAAGGTAGCGATGGAAGTTTATATTTCTCAGACGCCAGCACCAAGTTTCCATATACCAATTGGGTTTGGGACTGCCTAGAAGGAGTACCCTATGGCCGCCTTCTCAAATATGATCCAACAACTAAAAAGACAAGTGTGCTGCTTGATGGCCTTGGCTTTGCAAACGGAGTAGCTCTTTCTGCATCTGAAGATTATGTGGCTGTCTGTGAGACATGGAA GTTCAGGTGTCTCAAGTATTGGATTAAAGGAGAGAAATCTGGAAAAACAGAAGTTCTTGTGGACAATTTGCCTGGAGGTCCAGACAACATTAATCTTGCTTTAGATGGGCAGTCATTTTGGGTAGCTATCTTAAAG ATGAGAATAAAAGAGTTACAATTTATGTTCAACTATCCCATTTTTAGACATATATTTGCAAGATATCCAGCAATAATAGAGTGGTTTGGGTTTTCAAAGGGTTGGGCAATGGTGGTCAAGGTTGGAGAAGATGGTAAAATAATCAAAAGTTTTGATGATTCAAATGGAAAGGTTATATCATTTGTGACATCTGCCATGGAGGTGGGAGAATACCTCTATCTAGGCAACCTCAACACCAAATTCCTTGGTCGATTGAATTTGAATAAAGTTCGTGAATAG